A single window of Acidimicrobiales bacterium DNA harbors:
- a CDS encoding phosphoglycerate mutase yields MAASAGRVLHLLRHAKAARASESGEDRDRPLDERGRREAERLAAHLADRDISLVVCSSALRARQTVEPLVARLGCTVSFEDSLYSADEEVLISRIRELSDEAREVLVCGHNPTIERAAWELSGEALEFPTCALATLLFPVDGWAEVERGGGRVLSFVVGRDLPD; encoded by the coding sequence ATGGCGGCTTCAGCGGGGCGGGTCCTTCACCTTCTCAGACACGCGAAGGCCGCACGCGCCTCAGAGTCCGGCGAGGATCGGGACAGGCCTCTCGACGAGAGGGGCCGGAGGGAAGCCGAACGCCTGGCCGCACACCTCGCAGACCGTGACATATCCCTGGTCGTCTGCTCGTCCGCGCTCAGGGCACGCCAGACGGTCGAGCCGCTAGTCGCGAGGCTCGGTTGCACGGTCTCCTTCGAGGACTCCCTCTACTCGGCAGACGAAGAGGTTCTGATCAGCAGGATCCGGGAGCTGTCCGACGAAGCGCGGGAGGTGCTGGTCTGCGGCCACAACCCGACGATCGAGAGGGCGGCCTGGGAGCTTTCCGGAGAAGCTCTCGAATTCCCGACCTGTGCACTGGCGACACTCCTGTTCCCCGTAGACGGCTGGGCCGAAGTCGAACGGGGTGGTGGTCGCGTCTTGTCGTTCGTGGTCGGTCGTGACCTGCCCGACTGA
- a CDS encoding acyltransferase, with the protein MPEAPTVAGTVRDRYVDALRALSLLVVVVWHWVFNLVIKHEHSVHATNPIGHTRGLWLLTWVLQVMPVFFMVGGHVHGMILSKDVRWGPFVRRRLSRLVPPAAVLLVLFLVGQATMAIAEAPGWMSDGMWLMISPLWFLVVYVLLVLVAPILYRAHLVAGPVVPALLIGGSMTIDLLRFNILRESPGAWVWLSMLLVWGFVHQLGFHFADLRRADPRAQEAVVLIGFFMLVGLTNMNLYPRSLVGVPGERLSNMTPPTLAICALGVLQFGLAARLAGAGERLLLQERWWRRVQWASRYAMPIFIWHTPGYLLAFVLLDHLGVEFRSFTVEWWLWRPVYLALPALFTAPLIWLASRVLPLRV; encoded by the coding sequence ATGCCGGAAGCGCCGACCGTCGCGGGTACCGTGCGCGACCGTTACGTCGACGCCCTCAGGGCGCTGAGCCTGCTGGTGGTGGTGGTCTGGCACTGGGTGTTCAACCTCGTGATCAAACACGAGCATTCTGTGCACGCGACCAACCCGATCGGCCACACCCGAGGCCTGTGGCTCCTCACCTGGGTGTTGCAGGTGATGCCCGTCTTCTTCATGGTCGGCGGTCACGTCCACGGGATGATCCTCTCCAAGGACGTTCGGTGGGGGCCTTTCGTGCGCCGCCGTCTCTCGAGGCTCGTCCCCCCTGCAGCGGTCCTGCTCGTCCTGTTCCTGGTCGGCCAGGCGACCATGGCCATTGCGGAGGCGCCCGGATGGATGAGCGACGGTATGTGGCTGATGATCTCGCCCCTGTGGTTCCTGGTCGTGTACGTGCTGCTGGTGCTGGTGGCCCCGATCCTGTATCGGGCACACCTCGTCGCCGGCCCCGTCGTACCCGCCTTGCTGATAGGCGGGAGCATGACGATCGACCTGCTGAGGTTCAACATCCTGAGGGAGAGCCCCGGCGCGTGGGTTTGGCTCTCGATGCTCCTCGTCTGGGGGTTCGTGCACCAGCTCGGCTTCCACTTCGCAGACCTGAGGCGAGCGGATCCGCGTGCGCAGGAAGCCGTCGTTCTGATTGGTTTCTTCATGCTCGTGGGCCTCACGAACATGAACCTGTATCCACGCTCACTGGTGGGGGTGCCGGGCGAGCGACTATCCAACATGACCCCTCCGACCCTCGCGATCTGCGCACTCGGCGTGCTCCAGTTCGGACTGGCGGCGCGTCTGGCCGGTGCAGGCGAGCGGCTGCTGCTGCAGGAGCGTTGGTGGAGGAGGGTGCAGTGGGCGAGCCGCTACGCGATGCCGATATTCATCTGGCACACACCTGGTTATCTGCTGGCTTTCGTCCTCCTGGATCACCTGGGCGTGGAGTTCCGGTCGTTCACCGTCGAGTGGTGGCTGTGGAGGCCCGTCTACCTGGCTCTCCCCGCCCTGTTTACCGCACCGCTCATTTGGCTTGCCTCTCGGGTTCTGCCCTTGCGAGTTTGA